One window from the genome of Halomicrobium zhouii encodes:
- a CDS encoding DNA polymerase II large subunit, which produces MREADEQYFERLESDLDDAFEVAKAARERGGDPTKDVEIPTARDMADRVENILGIEGVAARVRELEGEMSREEAALELVEDFVEGEVGDYDSDAGKIEGAVRTAVALLTEGVVAAPIEGIDRVEVLDNDDGTQFVNVYYAGPIRSAGGTAQALSVLVADYARALLGIDQYKARDEEINRYAEEIDLYDKETGLQYSPKEKESKFIAENMPIMLDGEATGDEEVSGFRDLDRVDTNSARGGMCLVAAEGIALKAPKIQRYTRNLDEVDWPWLQDLIDGTIGKDDDGDDEADGEDGDAADGEEAEGGEAGDETEDDADDYPTSPRVDPAKKYLRDLIAGRPVFSHPSNAGGFRLRYGRSRNHGFATAGVHPATMHLVDDFLATGTQIKTERPGKAAGVVPVDSIEGPTVRLANGDVRRIDDPEEALEVRNGVEKILDLGEYLVNYGEFVENNHPLAPASYTVEWWRQEFEAAGADVQAMADDVHVDLADPSADEAMEWAREYDAPIHPEYTYCWHDVSVGEVNALATAVENARVAQTDGAVAADPASTQGGDLVLPRSETVRKALEHLLAEHTQREDDLVVPDWRPLVATLGFDLDSLDRDWTVGDLSERARNYDGGDNAIEAINEVAPFEVRERAPTRIGNRMGRPEKSESRDLSPAVHTLFPIDEAGGAQRSVSDAASHAEEMNDRQGIVDVEIARQRCTDCGEETFRARCPDCNGLTDAVYECPDCDREVEPDEAGMAECPSCETGAYPTQYTEIDVGEEFRNALESVGERETAFDIVKGVEGLMSAEKVPEPMEKGILRAKHDVTAFKDGTVRYDMTDLPVTAVRATELDVTVDQLQSLGYETDVHGDPLRHDDQLVELKVQDVVLSDGAAEHMLKTADFVDDLLAQYYGLEPFYDLDDREELVGELVFGMAPHTSAATVGRVIGFTTAAVGYAHPYFHAAKRRNCDGDEDCVMLLMDGLLNFSKSFLPDKRGGKMDAPLVMSSRIDPSEIDDEAHNMDIMWEYPKEFYEATREMADPGEVEDVMKIAEETLGTDREYTDFAHTHDTSNLAAGPDLSAYKTLGSMTDKMDAQLALSRKLRAVDETDVAERIIEYHFMPDIIGNLRAFSRQETRCLDCGEKYRRMPLSGECRECGGRVNLTVHEGSVTKYIDTATEVAHEFGCREYTKQRLEILERSIERVFENDHNKQSGIADFM; this is translated from the coding sequence ATGCGGGAGGCCGACGAGCAGTACTTCGAACGGCTCGAATCCGACCTCGACGACGCCTTCGAGGTCGCGAAGGCCGCCCGCGAACGCGGCGGCGACCCCACGAAGGACGTCGAGATTCCGACCGCCCGCGACATGGCCGACCGCGTCGAGAACATCCTCGGCATCGAGGGGGTCGCAGCGCGCGTGCGCGAACTCGAAGGCGAGATGTCCCGGGAGGAGGCCGCCCTGGAACTCGTCGAGGACTTCGTCGAGGGCGAGGTCGGTGACTACGACTCCGACGCCGGCAAGATCGAGGGGGCAGTCAGGACCGCAGTCGCCCTGCTCACCGAGGGTGTCGTCGCCGCCCCCATCGAGGGGATCGACCGCGTCGAGGTGCTCGACAACGACGACGGCACGCAGTTCGTCAACGTCTACTACGCCGGTCCTATTCGCTCTGCCGGCGGGACCGCCCAGGCCCTCTCTGTCCTGGTCGCCGACTACGCCCGCGCCCTGCTCGGCATCGACCAGTACAAGGCCCGCGACGAGGAGATCAACCGCTACGCCGAGGAGATCGACCTCTACGACAAGGAGACGGGCCTCCAGTACTCGCCCAAGGAGAAGGAGAGCAAGTTCATCGCCGAGAACATGCCGATCATGCTCGACGGCGAGGCCACGGGCGACGAGGAGGTCTCTGGCTTCCGCGACCTGGACCGCGTCGACACCAACTCCGCCCGCGGCGGGATGTGTCTCGTCGCCGCGGAGGGGATCGCGCTGAAAGCGCCAAAGATCCAGCGCTACACCCGGAACCTCGACGAGGTCGACTGGCCGTGGCTCCAGGACCTCATCGACGGGACCATCGGCAAGGACGACGACGGCGACGACGAGGCGGACGGTGAGGACGGCGACGCAGCGGACGGGGAGGAAGCCGAGGGCGGGGAAGCGGGCGACGAAACGGAGGACGACGCCGACGACTACCCCACTTCGCCCCGCGTCGACCCCGCCAAGAAGTACCTCCGGGACCTGATCGCTGGCCGCCCCGTCTTCTCACACCCCTCGAACGCCGGGGGGTTCCGCCTGCGCTATGGCCGCTCGCGCAACCACGGCTTCGCGACGGCGGGGGTCCACCCGGCGACGATGCACCTCGTCGACGACTTCCTCGCCACCGGCACGCAGATCAAGACCGAACGGCCGGGCAAAGCGGCCGGCGTGGTCCCGGTCGACTCCATCGAGGGGCCGACCGTCCGCCTGGCCAACGGCGACGTCCGCAGGATAGACGACCCCGAGGAGGCACTCGAGGTCAGGAACGGCGTCGAGAAGATCCTGGACCTCGGCGAGTACCTCGTCAACTACGGCGAGTTCGTCGAGAACAACCACCCGCTCGCGCCCGCCTCCTACACCGTCGAGTGGTGGCGCCAGGAGTTCGAGGCGGCCGGCGCCGACGTCCAGGCCATGGCCGACGACGTCCACGTCGACCTGGCGGACCCCTCTGCCGACGAAGCCATGGAGTGGGCCCGGGAGTACGACGCGCCGATCCACCCCGAGTACACCTACTGCTGGCACGACGTGAGCGTCGGCGAGGTGAACGCGCTCGCGACGGCCGTCGAGAACGCCAGGGTCGCGCAAACGGATGGTGCCGTGGCCGCGGACCCGGCGTCGACGCAGGGCGGCGACCTCGTCCTCCCGCGCTCCGAGACGGTCCGGAAAGCCCTCGAACACCTGCTCGCCGAGCACACCCAGCGCGAGGACGACCTCGTCGTCCCGGACTGGCGTCCGCTCGTCGCGACGCTGGGATTCGACCTGGACTCGCTGGACCGCGACTGGACCGTCGGCGACCTCTCCGAACGCGCTCGCAACTACGACGGCGGCGACAACGCCATCGAGGCGATCAACGAGGTCGCCCCCTTCGAGGTTCGCGAGCGAGCGCCGACCCGCATCGGCAACCGGATGGGCCGGCCGGAGAAGTCCGAGAGCCGCGACCTCTCGCCGGCGGTCCACACACTCTTCCCCATCGACGAGGCCGGCGGCGCCCAGCGCTCGGTCAGCGACGCGGCCTCCCACGCCGAGGAGATGAACGACCGCCAGGGCATCGTCGACGTCGAGATCGCTCGCCAGCGCTGTACTGACTGCGGCGAGGAGACGTTCCGCGCGCGCTGTCCCGACTGCAACGGGCTCACCGACGCCGTCTACGAGTGCCCCGACTGCGACCGCGAGGTCGAACCCGACGAGGCCGGCATGGCGGAGTGTCCCTCCTGCGAGACGGGCGCGTACCCCACCCAGTACACGGAGATCGACGTCGGCGAGGAGTTCCGGAACGCGCTGGAGTCGGTCGGCGAGCGCGAGACGGCCTTCGACATCGTCAAAGGCGTCGAGGGGCTGATGTCCGCGGAGAAGGTCCCCGAGCCGATGGAGAAGGGGATCCTCCGGGCCAAACACGACGTCACGGCGTTCAAGGACGGCACCGTCCGCTACGACATGACGGACCTGCCCGTGACGGCGGTCCGTGCGACGGAACTCGACGTCACCGTCGACCAGCTCCAGTCGCTCGGCTACGAGACCGACGTCCACGGCGACCCGCTCCGACACGACGACCAGCTGGTCGAACTCAAGGTCCAGGACGTCGTCCTCTCCGACGGCGCGGCCGAGCACATGCTCAAGACCGCCGACTTCGTCGACGACCTGCTGGCACAGTACTACGGCCTCGAACCCTTCTACGACCTCGACGACCGCGAGGAACTCGTCGGCGAACTCGTCTTCGGGATGGCGCCACACACCAGCGCGGCGACAGTTGGGCGAGTTATCGGATTTACGACAGCAGCGGTCGGGTACGCGCATCCGTACTTTCACGCCGCGAAACGCCGAAATTGCGACGGTGACGAGGATTGTGTGATGCTTCTAATGGACGGATTGTTGAATTTCAGTAAATCATTCCTTCCTGACAAGCGTGGCGGGAAGATGGACGCACCCCTCGTCATGTCCTCCCGCATCGACCCCTCGGAGATCGACGACGAGGCCCACAACATGGACATCATGTGGGAGTACCCGAAGGAGTTCTACGAGGCCACCCGCGAGATGGCCGACCCCGGCGAGGTCGAGGACGTCATGAAGATCGCCGAGGAGACGCTCGGGACCGACCGCGAATACACCGACTTCGCGCACACGCACGACACCTCGAACCTCGCCGCCGGACCGGATCTGTCGGCCTACAAGACGCTGGGGTCGATGACCGACAAGATGGACGCCCAGCTCGCGCTCTCCCGGAAGCTCCGGGCCGTCGACGAGACTGACGTCGCCGAGCGGATCATCGAGTACCACTTCATGCCGGACATCATCGGCAACCTCCGGGCGTTCTCGCGCCAGGAGACTCGCTGCCTGGACTGCGGCGAGAAGTACCGCCGGATGCCGCTGTCGGGCGAGTGCCGGGAGTGTGGCGGCCGCGTCAACCTCACCGTCCACGAGGGGTCCGTGACGAAGTACATCGACACCGCGACGGAGGTGGCCCACGAGTTCGGCTGCCGCGAGTACACCAAGCAGCGCCTGGAGATTCTGGAGCGTTCCATCGAGCGCGTCTTCGAGAACGACCACAACAAGCAGAGCGGGATTGCCGATTTCATGTGA
- a CDS encoding WD40/YVTN/BNR-like repeat-containing protein, with the protein MLLVGSDDGVYALPGPDESADVTDRLTSAGEADGSSGVVKTLSSGRAMRLRQFDGLPGVFAATASGLIHSPDGDNWIGLGVPEPKVYAVGATLDGERLYAGTRPAAVYATDVFVPGDRAPTVDWRELDGFQDLPSREEWRLPRHEDLAQVRDVTADPADPDRVVAGVEVGGVHVSDDRGETWTERRSDVNDDVHELHVVGPGEYVAATGFGLFRTRDAGQSWTRLDEAVDQRYFRRVFSLGETVYAAGALASSASWDDPDADPALFAVRDDALTQVGIPDEAGTVTGMAAVDGDLVAATHRGSLFAVRGNEVQRFGAFPVPDDATGSYTPVAWLPE; encoded by the coding sequence ATGCTCCTCGTCGGTAGCGACGACGGCGTGTACGCACTGCCCGGGCCGGACGAATCAGCGGACGTCACGGATCGACTCACCTCGGCGGGTGAAGCCGACGGATCGAGCGGCGTCGTCAAGACCCTCTCGTCGGGTCGCGCGATGCGCCTCCGGCAGTTCGACGGGCTCCCGGGCGTCTTCGCGGCGACGGCGAGCGGGCTGATACACTCGCCCGACGGCGACAATTGGATCGGTCTGGGCGTGCCCGAGCCAAAGGTGTACGCCGTCGGAGCGACGCTCGACGGCGAGCGTCTCTACGCGGGGACGCGGCCGGCCGCCGTCTACGCGACAGACGTCTTCGTCCCCGGCGATAGAGCCCCCACTGTCGACTGGCGGGAACTCGATGGGTTTCAGGACCTGCCGTCACGGGAGGAGTGGCGACTGCCGCGCCACGAAGACCTGGCACAGGTCCGGGACGTGACGGCCGACCCCGCGGACCCGGACCGGGTCGTCGCCGGCGTCGAGGTTGGCGGCGTCCACGTTAGCGACGACCGCGGGGAAACCTGGACAGAGCGCAGGAGCGACGTGAACGACGACGTGCACGAACTCCACGTGGTCGGCCCCGGGGAGTACGTCGCGGCGACGGGCTTCGGACTCTTCCGGACGCGCGACGCCGGCCAATCCTGGACGCGGCTGGACGAGGCGGTCGACCAGCGGTACTTCCGACGGGTGTTTTCGCTGGGGGAGACGGTCTACGCGGCCGGTGCGCTCGCCAGTTCGGCGTCGTGGGACGACCCAGACGCCGACCCGGCGTTGTTCGCGGTGCGAGACGACGCGTTGACGCAGGTCGGTATCCCGGACGAGGCCGGGACAGTGACCGGGATGGCGGCCGTCGACGGCGATCTCGTCGCGGCCACCCACCGCGGGTCGCTGTTCGCTGTGCGCGGAAACGAGGTACAGCGGTTCGGCGCGTTTCCGGTACCCGACGACGCGACCGGTAGCTACACGCCCGTGGCGTGGTTGCCGGAGTGA
- a CDS encoding DNA methyltransferase, translated as MRTVVHVDYDFPADLPEWADDEVRSPPAVVDRFLAEFTEPGDVVLDPFAGFGTTLRVASEMDREAHGVEYERKRVEYIRERGGHGGNLVHGDTRELGELDLPPVDCVLTSPPWMVEGMETNPLQNYDGESDYGQYLDDMVDVFVDIADCLAPDGVALVDATTFDVDGQVTTLAWDFADAIGEPLDFDGEVVVAWETEGEPGPDGVDGTGFDHNYVLRFSKPGAAT; from the coding sequence ATGCGAACGGTCGTCCACGTCGACTACGACTTCCCCGCCGACCTCCCGGAGTGGGCCGACGACGAGGTCAGATCGCCACCGGCGGTCGTCGACCGGTTCCTCGCGGAGTTCACCGAACCGGGCGACGTCGTCCTCGACCCCTTCGCCGGGTTCGGGACGACGCTCCGGGTCGCCAGCGAGATGGACCGCGAGGCCCACGGCGTCGAGTACGAGCGGAAGCGAGTAGAGTATATCCGCGAACGCGGCGGTCACGGCGGGAACCTCGTCCACGGCGACACCCGCGAACTCGGCGAGCTCGACCTGCCGCCAGTCGACTGCGTTCTCACCTCCCCGCCGTGGATGGTCGAGGGAATGGAGACCAACCCGCTCCAGAATTACGACGGCGAGAGCGACTACGGACAGTATCTCGACGATATGGTCGACGTGTTCGTCGATATCGCGGACTGTCTCGCCCCGGACGGCGTCGCGCTCGTCGACGCGACGACCTTCGACGTCGACGGGCAGGTGACGACGCTCGCCTGGGACTTCGCGGACGCCATCGGCGAGCCCCTCGACTTCGACGGGGAAGTCGTCGTCGCGTGGGAGACGGAGGGGGAACCCGGACCTGACGGTGTCGACGGGACCGGGTTCGACCACAACTACGTGCTGCGGTTCTCGAAGCCGGGCGCGGCTACCTGA
- a CDS encoding CPBP family intramembrane glutamic endopeptidase, giving the protein MPDITTPTTDRLAASSDRTLVAFGSAAILVWVALEFAFRRGLGPVVAEALGTPGAGDPLMLALAFPLIAGFIAWWGTRVGIHRPNWAYETSLRTVGAGVGGLVVYFVLYLAALLALVAVGSVAIPPEAAQSTGFRTGLPTWVLVAFLLGNGIVVPITEELAWRGVIQTALTESYGTYAAVVVTALAFAGKHLVVDLAAPPARVASLVVLAFVLCGLRARWGTTASTVTHLLANFLATASLVAL; this is encoded by the coding sequence ATGCCCGACATCACAACACCCACGACCGACCGACTCGCCGCATCGTCCGACAGGACCCTCGTCGCGTTCGGTAGCGCTGCGATACTCGTCTGGGTCGCGCTCGAATTCGCCTTCCGCCGGGGGCTCGGTCCCGTCGTCGCGGAGGCGCTCGGAACCCCTGGCGCCGGGGACCCGCTGATGCTCGCGCTGGCGTTCCCCCTGATCGCCGGGTTCATCGCCTGGTGGGGAACCCGGGTCGGGATTCACCGCCCGAACTGGGCGTACGAGACGTCCCTCCGGACGGTCGGTGCCGGCGTCGGCGGTCTGGTCGTCTACTTCGTGCTCTACCTGGCCGCTCTGCTCGCCCTCGTCGCCGTCGGCAGCGTCGCGATACCACCCGAAGCGGCCCAGAGTACCGGCTTCCGCACCGGCCTCCCGACGTGGGTCCTCGTCGCCTTTCTCCTGGGCAACGGTATCGTCGTCCCGATCACCGAAGAACTCGCGTGGCGCGGCGTCATCCAGACCGCGCTCACTGAATCCTACGGCACGTACGCCGCCGTCGTCGTCACCGCACTGGCGTTCGCGGGAAAGCACCTCGTCGTCGACCTCGCCGCGCCACCTGCCCGGGTAGCTTCACTCGTCGTCCTCGCGTTCGTCCTCTGCGGTCTGCGTGCCCGCTGGGGAACGACGGCCAGCACCGTCACCCACCTCCTCGCGAACTTCCTCGCGACAGCGTCGCTCGTTGCGCTGTGA
- a CDS encoding helix-turn-helix transcriptional regulator codes for MNNDLPARREAAGLSQADLAAAVGVSRQTVNAIERDRYDPSLELAFKLAAFFECAVEDLFDPAFEPDEFRPR; via the coding sequence ATGAACAACGACCTCCCGGCGCGCCGCGAGGCCGCCGGCCTGAGCCAGGCCGACCTGGCCGCGGCCGTCGGCGTCAGTCGCCAGACGGTCAACGCCATCGAACGGGACCGCTACGACCCGTCGCTGGAACTGGCGTTCAAACTGGCCGCCTTCTTCGAGTGCGCCGTCGAGGACCTGTTCGACCCCGCCTTCGAGCCCGACGAGTTCCGTCCCCGCTGA
- a CDS encoding DUF2178 domain-containing protein, with the protein MSTTPTGRNRHELLAKRRRYRWLMVGSIAAGVALSLLLRALEYPLVGEVVYWAGIAGFVAVWLATPVQLFDERDVALEQRAAHLTLNVFAPVLVLGASAARILTYVGAYEVPAVVWGALWGYFALFVTFAVAYGWLRYRS; encoded by the coding sequence ATGTCGACGACACCGACCGGACGGAACCGGCACGAACTGCTCGCAAAGCGCCGTCGCTACCGCTGGCTGATGGTCGGCTCCATCGCCGCCGGCGTCGCGCTAAGCCTCCTGCTCAGAGCGCTCGAGTACCCGCTCGTCGGCGAAGTCGTCTACTGGGCCGGCATCGCCGGCTTCGTCGCCGTCTGGCTGGCGACGCCAGTACAGCTGTTCGACGAACGCGACGTCGCCCTGGAGCAGCGGGCGGCCCACCTCACGCTGAACGTCTTCGCACCGGTGCTGGTCCTCGGCGCGTCTGCAGCGCGCATCCTGACCTACGTCGGTGCCTACGAGGTGCCCGCCGTCGTCTGGGGCGCGCTGTGGGGGTACTTCGCGCTGTTCGTCACCTTCGCCGTCGCCTACGGCTGGCTCCGCTACCGGTCATGA
- a CDS encoding aspartate kinase encodes MRVVAKFGGTSLGSGDRINRAADSIATAVEKGHEVAVVASAMGNTTDELLEDIEYEAEDSDRAEIVSMGERTSVRMLKGALASRGIDAMFLEPGSEEWPIITDAYGEVDVDETMRRANALAGQLQNVVPVITGFLAQDLQGNVTTLGRGGSDTTAVMLGNYMDADEVVIVTDVEGVMTGDPRVVEGARNVGKISVDELRSLSFRGAEVVAPSALSYKDKDLAVRVVHYQHGDLLAGGTSIEGEFQNLIDLQEDRLSCVTVAGRAIRNSPGILGDLASAIGEEGINIDANSSGMDSLTFYVNSEDSDDVEALLHDRVVEEDALSSVTVEDDIAVVRVTGGELPNQPDTVKRVVDPISNAHITLYDVITSATSVSVFVPWDDREQALQLVQGVF; translated from the coding sequence ATGCGGGTAGTCGCGAAGTTCGGCGGGACGAGCCTCGGGAGCGGCGACCGGATCAACCGGGCCGCCGACTCCATCGCCACCGCCGTCGAGAAAGGTCACGAAGTCGCCGTCGTCGCCTCGGCGATGGGCAACACCACGGACGAACTGCTCGAGGACATCGAGTACGAGGCCGAGGATTCTGACCGCGCCGAGATCGTCAGTATGGGCGAACGAACCTCCGTCCGGATGCTCAAGGGCGCACTCGCCTCCCGGGGCATCGACGCGATGTTCCTCGAACCAGGCAGCGAGGAGTGGCCGATAATCACTGACGCCTACGGCGAGGTCGACGTCGACGAGACGATGCGGCGCGCGAACGCCCTCGCGGGACAGCTCCAGAACGTCGTCCCCGTCATCACCGGCTTCCTCGCCCAGGACCTGCAGGGCAACGTCACCACGCTGGGTCGCGGCGGGAGCGACACCACGGCCGTCATGCTGGGCAACTACATGGACGCCGACGAGGTCGTCATCGTCACCGACGTCGAGGGCGTCATGACGGGCGACCCCCGCGTCGTCGAGGGCGCCCGCAACGTCGGGAAGATCTCCGTCGACGAACTGCGCTCGCTGTCGTTCCGCGGCGCCGAGGTGGTCGCCCCCTCGGCCCTCTCGTACAAGGACAAGGATCTCGCCGTCCGCGTCGTCCACTACCAGCACGGCGACCTGCTCGCCGGCGGTACCTCCATCGAGGGCGAGTTCCAGAACCTCATCGACCTCCAGGAGGACCGGCTCTCCTGTGTCACCGTCGCCGGCCGTGCCATCCGCAACAGCCCCGGCATCCTCGGGGACCTCGCCAGCGCCATCGGCGAGGAAGGGATCAACATCGACGCCAACTCCTCCGGGATGGACTCGCTGACTTTCTACGTCAACAGCGAGGACTCCGACGACGTCGAGGCCCTGCTCCACGACCGCGTCGTCGAAGAGGACGCCCTGTCTTCGGTCACCGTCGAGGACGACATCGCCGTCGTCCGCGTCACCGGCGGCGAACTGCCGAACCAGCCCGACACCGTCAAGCGCGTCGTCGACCCCATCTCGAACGCCCACATCACCCTGTACGACGTGATCACCTCGGCGACCTCCGTGTCCGTGTTCGTCCCCTGGGACGACCGCGAACAGGCCCTCCAGCTCGTCCAGGGAGTCTTCTAA
- a CDS encoding metallophosphoesterase family protein: MKLGVISDIHGNRVALDAVLADMPPVDRLVCAGDVVGYNPWHADCVDEIREREIPTVQGNHDRAVAAGSAPHFNGMAQAGVEHAREQLSDDQIQWLRELPVERHVADGRVKVVHGHPDDPDHYTRPHEFGPDLLDDEDVLVMGHTHVQAHEVYDEGIVMNPGSVGQPRDGDPKAAYAVVDLEEMTVDERRVDYDTGAVIRAVEDEGLPRQIGFRLAQGR; the protein is encoded by the coding sequence ATGAAGCTGGGCGTCATCTCCGACATCCACGGGAACCGGGTCGCGCTCGATGCGGTGCTCGCCGACATGCCGCCCGTCGACCGCCTGGTGTGTGCCGGCGACGTCGTCGGGTACAACCCCTGGCACGCCGACTGCGTCGACGAGATCCGCGAGCGCGAGATCCCGACAGTGCAGGGCAACCACGACCGCGCGGTGGCGGCGGGGTCGGCCCCGCACTTCAACGGGATGGCCCAGGCCGGCGTCGAACACGCCCGCGAGCAGCTCTCCGACGACCAGATCCAGTGGCTCCGAGAGCTCCCCGTCGAGCGCCACGTCGCCGACGGGCGCGTGAAGGTGGTCCACGGCCACCCCGACGACCCCGACCACTACACCCGGCCCCACGAGTTCGGGCCGGACCTTCTCGACGACGAGGACGTCCTCGTCATGGGCCACACCCACGTCCAGGCCCACGAGGTGTACGACGAGGGCATCGTCATGAACCCGGGAAGCGTCGGCCAGCCGCGCGACGGCGACCCGAAGGCCGCCTACGCCGTCGTCGACCTCGAGGAGATGACCGTCGACGAGCGCCGCGTCGACTACGACACCGGCGCGGTGATCCGGGCCGTCGAGGACGAGGGGCTTCCCCGCCAGATCGGGTTCCGGCTTGCCCAGGGCCGGTAG
- a CDS encoding IMP cyclohydrolase, which yields MYVGRFVVVSPEVGAYRVSSRSFPNRKAVDRDGTVTVGPTEDAPETDNPYISYNAVQVTDRGAVVGNGSHVDPIAEKLELGYPARDALAEPLLALDFEKDDYDTPRVAGIVGVDPEDPSTNADGPGAVIGTVRRDALLVEEVTEPTLVATYEKDSPESFALDARDAESAARQVYDLEFEHAVCSAGVAVEGEAFGVAVHNG from the coding sequence ATGTACGTCGGACGATTCGTCGTCGTCAGTCCCGAAGTCGGCGCGTACCGCGTCTCCTCGCGCTCGTTCCCCAACCGCAAGGCCGTCGACCGCGACGGCACCGTCACCGTGGGCCCGACCGAGGACGCCCCGGAGACGGACAACCCCTACATCTCCTACAACGCGGTGCAGGTGACCGACCGGGGCGCCGTCGTCGGCAACGGCTCCCACGTCGACCCCATCGCCGAGAAACTCGAACTCGGCTATCCCGCTCGGGACGCGCTGGCCGAACCGCTACTGGCGCTGGACTTCGAGAAGGACGACTACGACACGCCACGCGTCGCGGGGATCGTCGGCGTCGACCCCGAGGACCCCAGCACGAACGCCGACGGGCCGGGCGCAGTCATCGGCACCGTCCGTCGGGACGCGCTACTCGTCGAGGAAGTCACCGAACCGACGCTCGTGGCGACCTACGAGAAGGACAGCCCCGAGTCGTTCGCCCTGGACGCTCGCGACGCCGAGAGCGCCGCACGCCAGGTGTACGACCTCGAGTTCGAACACGCGGTCTGCTCGGCCGGCGTGGCCGTCGAGGGCGAGGCGTTCGGGGTCGCCGTCCACAACGGCTGA
- a CDS encoding universal stress protein yields MTPSHVLVPLDGSPLAEDALEYAFDVFDCPVTVLNVVSPVDASMSESGALSPEGDRLDEARDRAESIVERLADDDPRGRTVDVVVETGAPAETIVDHVAVTDVDQVVMGGHGGERNAVARRLLGTVATKVVGETPVTVTVVR; encoded by the coding sequence ATGACACCCTCGCACGTCCTCGTCCCGCTGGACGGGTCGCCGCTGGCAGAGGACGCCCTCGAGTACGCGTTCGACGTGTTCGACTGCCCGGTGACCGTCCTCAACGTCGTCAGTCCGGTCGACGCGTCGATGAGCGAGAGCGGTGCACTGTCCCCGGAGGGGGACAGACTGGACGAGGCCCGTGATCGCGCCGAATCCATCGTCGAGCGCCTCGCTGACGACGACCCACGAGGGCGGACGGTCGACGTCGTGGTCGAGACGGGGGCGCCCGCCGAGACCATCGTCGACCACGTCGCGGTCACCGACGTCGACCAGGTCGTCATGGGGGGCCACGGGGGCGAGCGAAACGCCGTGGCCCGGCGGTTGCTCGGGACCGTGGCGACGAAGGTGGTCGGCGAGACGCCAGTGACGGTCACCGTGGTCCGGTGA